The following proteins are co-located in the Gorilla gorilla gorilla isolate KB3781 chromosome 18, NHGRI_mGorGor1-v2.1_pri, whole genome shotgun sequence genome:
- the FBXL16 gene encoding F-box/LRR-repeat protein 16, translating to MSSPGIDGDPKPPCLPRNGLVKLPGQPNGLGAASITKGTPATKNRPCQPPPPPTLPPPSLAAPLSRAALAGGPCPPAGGPASALAPGHPAERPPLATDEKILNGLFWYFSACEKCVLAQVCKAWRRVLYQPKFWAGLTPVLHAKELYNVLPGGEKEFVNLQGFAARGFEGFCLVGVSDLDICEFIDNYALSKKGVKAMSLKRSTITDAGLEVMLEQMQGVVRLELSGCNDFTEAGLWSSLSARITSLSVSDCINVADDAIAAISQLLPNLAELSLQAYHVTDTALAYFTARQGHSTHTLRLLSCWEITNHGVVNVVHSLPNLTALSLSGCSKVTDDGVELVAENLRKLRSLDLSWCPRITDMALEYVACDLHRLEELVLDRCVRITDTGLSYLSTMSSLRSLYLRWCCQVQDFGLKHLLALGSLRLLSLAGCPLLTTTGLSGLVQLQELEELELTNCPGATPELFKYFSQHLPRCLVIE from the exons ATGTCGAGCCCGGGCATCGACGGCGACCCCAAGCCTCCATGCTTGCCTCGAAACGGTCTGGTGAAGCTGCCGGGCCAGCCCAACGGCCTGGGTGCGGCCAGCATCACCAAGGGCACGCCAGCCACCAAGAACCGCCCCTGCCAgccaccacccccacccaccctcccaccACCCAGCCTGGCTGCTCCACTGTCCCGGGCTGCCCTGGCTGGGGGCCCATGCCCCCCGGCAGGTGGACCAGCCTCAGCCTTGGCACCTGGGCACCCAGCGGAGCGGCCGCCGCTGGCCACGGACGAGAAGATCCTCAATGGGCTCTTCTGGTATTTCTCGGCCTGCGAGAAGTGTGTGCTGGCCCAGGTGTGCAAGGCCTGGCGGCGCGTGCTGTACCAGCCCAAGTTCTGGGCAGGCCTCACGCCGGTGCTGCATGCCAAGGAGCTCTACAACGTGCTGCCTGGTGGCGAGAAGGAGTTCGTGAACCTGCAGGGTTTTGCCGCCAGAGGCTTTGAGGGCTTCTGCCTGGTTGGCGTCTCCGACCTGGACATCTGTGAGTTCATTGACAACTATGCGCTCTCCAAGAAGGGTGTCAAAGCCATGAGCCTCAAGCGCTCCACCATCACGGACGCAGGCCTCGAG GTTATGCTTGAACAGATGCAGGGCGTGGTGCGTCTGGAGCTGTCGGGCTGCAACGACTTCACCGAGGCCGGGCTGTGGTCCAGCCTGAGCGCGCGCATCACCTCGCTGAGCGTGAGTGACTGCATCAACGTGGCCGACGACGCCATCGCGGCCATCTCGCAGCTGCTGCCCAACCTGGCGGAGCTGAGCCTGCAGGCCTACCACGTGACGGACACGGCGCTGGCCTACTTCACGGCGCGCCAGGGCCACAGCACGCACACGCTGCGCCTGCTCTCCTGCTGGGAGATCACCAACCACGGCGTGGTCAACGTGGTGCACAGCCTGCCCAACCTCACCGCGCTCAGCCTCTCGGGCTGCTCCAAGGTCACCGACGACGGCGTGGAGCTCGTGGCCGAGAACCTGCGCAAGCtgcgcagccttgacctctcgtGGTGCCCACGCATCACCGACATGGCGCTGGAGTACGTGGCCTGCGACCTGCACCGCCTAGAGGAGCTCGTGCTCGACAG GTGTGTACGCATCACGGACACTGGCCTCAGCTATCTGTCCACCATGTCGTCCCTCCGCAGCCTCTACCTGCGATGGTGCTGCCAG GTGCAAGACTTCGGGCTGAAGCACCTCCTGGCCCTGGGGAGTTTGCGCCTCCTGTCTCTGGCAG GCTGCCCGCTGCTCACCACCACCGGGCTGTCGGGCCTGGTGCAGCTGCAGGAGTTGGAGGAGCTGGAGCTGACCAACTGCCCCGGGGCCACCCCCGAGCTCTTCAAGTATTTCTCGCAGCACCTGCCCCGCTGCCTCGTCATTGAGTAG